A portion of the Lentimicrobiaceae bacterium genome contains these proteins:
- the aroF gene encoding 3-deoxy-7-phosphoheptulonate synthase, whose amino-acid sequence MIIHVAKNIPESLLKDFITHHQAVHYEKPETYVLITPSATKETDRSIDKYITKQVITDTDIQLAGTKYLAEKRIVKVGNITFGAPDSCVMMAGPCSVESEKQMEQTAELLLELGTKVLRAGAYKPRTSPYSFQGLGLEGLKLLDKMRQKYGFYIITEVRDSTHADDVIAYADIVQIGAKSMYDHGILRKCGKSSKPVLLKRGFGTTLQELVQMAEFILSGGNENVMLCERGIRTFETKTRFTLDLCGAAYLKYNTNLPVILDPSHAMGYAYGVPDLAKACLAMNVSGLLIEVHPDPKVALSDASQQLSHEQFRKLYGELKSMSEALHIALV is encoded by the coding sequence ATGATCATTCACGTTGCAAAAAACATCCCTGAAAGCTTACTAAAAGATTTTATTACCCATCACCAGGCTGTACACTACGAAAAACCCGAAACGTACGTGCTGATAACACCTTCGGCAACAAAAGAAACCGACAGAAGCATTGATAAATATATTACCAAACAGGTAATTACCGATACGGATATTCAACTTGCCGGAACAAAATACCTTGCTGAAAAACGTATTGTGAAAGTTGGCAATATCACGTTCGGTGCACCCGATTCCTGTGTGATGATGGCGGGTCCCTGTTCGGTGGAGTCGGAAAAACAGATGGAACAAACTGCAGAACTTTTACTTGAACTGGGGACAAAAGTGCTTCGCGCCGGAGCCTACAAACCTCGCACCTCTCCCTATTCATTCCAGGGATTAGGATTAGAAGGATTAAAACTGCTTGATAAAATGCGGCAGAAATACGGCTTCTACATTATTACCGAAGTAAGAGACTCAACCCATGCCGACGACGTGATAGCCTATGCCGACATCGTACAAATCGGTGCCAAATCAATGTACGACCACGGAATTTTGCGCAAATGCGGCAAAAGCAGTAAACCGGTATTGCTGAAACGCGGCTTCGGCACAACGTTACAGGAACTCGTCCAGATGGCTGAATTTATCTTAAGCGGTGGCAACGAAAACGTGATGCTTTGCGAACGAGGCATTCGCACCTTCGAAACCAAAACCCGCTTTACCCTCGACCTGTGCGGCGCAGCCTACCTGAAATACAATACAAATCTGCCTGTGATTTTAGACCCCTCGCATGCCATGGGGTATGCCTACGGTGTTCCCGATCTTGCCAAAGCCTGCCTTGCCATGAACGTAAGCGGATTGCTGATAGAAGTGCATCCCGACCCCAAAGTAGCCCTTAGCGATGCATCGCAACAGCTCAGCCACGAGCAGTTCCGCAAACTGTATGGCGAACTGAAAAGTATGTCGGAAGCTTTACATATTGCATTGGTGTAA
- a CDS encoding CBS domain-containing protein, producing MKISASLYSVAREKLVDSVKKLDKLNIDFFHIDSNDDLSVFDDIRKIRKISATPIDLHIISPEPEKYIEGIKELSVESVTVQYENLLRPFTPGNNHYTNWGLAIMTQTPISVFEHYKDVFSHILLMTTVPGKSGGNFDERNFEKIRAFKDKFPDKLIHVDGGVNEEISFILRNLGVYCAVSGSYLLKSEYLSKSLLKLKSDRDSMHYKISSFMKKTNELAIVKESELDLLEVLVRISEVKMGFCLVVNGNNELKGLITDGDLRRALIRHYSDFNELKKIDFINRNPFYIYDNENVKDMLEKVSRQSHNVNFVPVINHNHQLMGAVSFHNLIKGEL from the coding sequence ATGAAAATATCTGCTTCTTTATACTCCGTTGCCCGCGAAAAACTGGTGGATTCGGTTAAGAAACTCGATAAGCTGAACATTGATTTTTTTCATATTGATAGCAACGACGACCTCAGTGTTTTTGACGATATCCGTAAAATAAGGAAAATAAGTGCTACACCCATTGACCTACACATCATTTCGCCCGAACCTGAAAAATACATCGAAGGGATAAAAGAACTTTCTGTTGAATCGGTTACCGTACAATATGAAAACCTTCTTCGTCCGTTTACGCCGGGTAATAATCATTATACAAACTGGGGTTTAGCAATCATGACACAAACTCCTATCAGTGTTTTTGAACATTACAAGGACGTTTTTTCACATATTTTACTTATGACTACTGTTCCGGGGAAAAGTGGTGGCAACTTCGACGAAAGAAATTTTGAAAAAATAAGGGCGTTCAAAGATAAATTTCCGGATAAATTAATCCACGTTGACGGAGGTGTGAATGAGGAAATTTCATTCATATTGCGAAACCTCGGAGTGTATTGTGCCGTTTCGGGTTCTTACCTGCTGAAATCGGAATACCTGAGTAAATCATTGCTGAAACTGAAGTCGGACAGAGACAGCATGCACTACAAGATAAGTTCATTCATGAAAAAAACCAACGAATTAGCCATTGTAAAGGAAAGCGAATTGGACTTACTTGAGGTATTGGTACGCATAAGCGAGGTGAAAATGGGCTTTTGTCTCGTCGTAAATGGAAATAACGAACTGAAAGGCTTAATCACCGACGGCGACCTCCGCAGGGCTCTCATCCGGCATTACAGCGATTTTAACGAACTGAAAAAGATAGATTTTATCAATCGTAACCCATTTTATATTTATGACAACGAAAATGTGAAAGATATGCTCGAAAAAGTAAGCCGGCAATCGCATAACGTAAATTTTGTGCCGGTAATAAACCATAACCATCAACTGATGGGCGCCGTTTCTTTCCACAACTTAATTAAAGGAGAATTATAA